TCTGACAcaccagcagagacagaaaaaaacacagactaatggaaagaagaaagaaggaagaacacTTCCCCCTGTGTTCTCTGAGGTCGTAAGGTTAAGAGAGGATCAAACTGCTGGTTGCTCTTCGTGTGCAGAAAGAGAAGATGAAAGCGTACCTGAAGCAGTCGTCTCCTCTGTGGACTCTTTGCATGTGCAGCAGAGAGTCTCCTCTGCATCTGATCCAGAGGGGAAGCTGCAAATGTGCTGGAGCTACTCTCACCAGCAGAGCCTGAAACATGAGgctcagagaaagacagaacaaCAGTTTGACAGGCAAGACGACGTCAAACAGGAGGTCTGGGCTGGAGGAAACGTGGCTGAGAGGCATGAGAGGAAACTCAAAAAGGTGAGAGTGGTCAGAGACATCCTGACTTCATGGAAGCAGGTTtataaatgtgctcctttttttattcttacacTGTAGTATGTCTATCTTTCATGAGATGGAAATTCTGAAATGttcttttaacactttaatgGAAACACGCTCAGACTCTCACGAACATCTTAACTTgctcactttgtgtgtgtgtgtgtgtgtgtgtgtgtgtgtgtgtgtgtgtgtgtgtgtgtgtatgttcgtTCCTGTCATACCCAGGAGCTGCAGAAGCTGTCGGAGCAAAACCGGCCCAGCAGAGACCGACTTGCAGTGTTCAGTGACGTCTTTGATGATGTATGTGAAGGCTCGCCAGTATTTGGACGCATCCTGAGGGAAATTAAGGTTTTTCCATTTCCTCTGTACCCACTAGCACATTTTTAGCATGTGCTTTCAGATGTATTAGAgccaagagacagagagggagagagggagagaaagagggagagggtcCCTGGTGTAGCAGGCGGAAGTAGAGCAACAACTGGAACCTGGTCCCGGTCCCTGGGGATCAGGTCAACAGAGGGCGACTGTTGGATTAACACTCATTCATACAAAATATCACAGGGTCAGAACACTCTCCTTTCTTTAATGCACACTTTCAGTCTGCTCTGTGAGTGAAAAACTCTGTGCCTAACATTAAAGAAGAGATTAGATGATTGAATGAGagcatgaaaatgttaaatcagaacccaaacacacacacacacacatccattaaCAGTCCATCCTCTCAGCTGTAAGGTTGTGTTGAGTTTAGAAGGATACATGTAAGAATAATAAACCTGAGttcatgtttctttctttcttttagacTGATTATGATTTGTATGTCAACCACCTGCTGGCCTCCCAACCACAACACATGGTAAGACACACACCCCttttaaataatcataatatGCAGTGTCTGAATTCTTCCTAAATATCTCAATcctaaaatgtttgtttcctcttcatGCTGGGTCACAGAACAATGTGTGGTGTGCAGTCAAACCCACAGGATCCAGGACAGGTTTCAAAGGTTTATTTGCAAAATAAGGATCAGCTCAGTGGTGACAAAGGAGTGGATGTGGATGTGGAGGATTTTTGCTATTAcaaacaaaaggagaaaaaaaagagatattaaatatctaaataaacaatgtcaCATAATGATACAGATAAGTCAGAAATAAGGTGTCTCTTACATCAGTAATGCATCCACTGCAGGTAAATCTCTGAAACCACATGGCACAAACATTCAGACACAGGAGTCACTGGGACATGCCAGGTTTGGATGGAAAAGGGGGACACAAAGTCTTGGGTGCAGGATTTtatagttcagtcagacaactcatgtttaaattgtttattgtagcagcaaatacatattcatgtttggcgcccaggctccgccCTCATCgatccctgcagataagtttacatgcagacattgaggagtgatgaatACATACTAAAtaccccccggagcctgcaggtggatgctggggaggcggtggggaggaagaaaatttcagcaataggcatgcagcagcagcagaggcgctgacaggcagagggagagatgggagatgttcccagtttaaatagaccgccaatttgagaggcagagggcgggactggatgatggttatgagagtgggacatgtgacgtgtacggcattgtctgcctgaactagctcgcaggcgacGCTCCATTGTTGGGGGTGTGGCTTGGTTGGTCAGGTGTGGCCTGGTGAGTTAACATGCAAGTGGAGTGGAGACTTGTGATTGAACATCAATTCAAAGTTTATCTCTTCATATAATCTTGATAGagatgattatgattatgaggCTCAGAGCGTTCCAAGTATCAGATATTAAGACTCAAGAATTACCCTAGATTGTGCAGAATGAGcctgcctctctttcttttgcatTCATGGATCTTGTCTTTTGTTAAAGTCACTCAGAGCTTCAGTTGAAGACGCTGTCAGCCGCACAGTGAGAGAGATGCAGCTGAaggatgcagaagaagaagtgtgcAGGCTGGAGCTGGAGGTCAGAGGAGCTGTAGAGGAGAATATACGGTGAGGACTTCTTCAgagatagaaacacacacatgtggtgACTTTTGAGAAAttgaagtttttctttttaacagagCAAGAAATGATTTACAACAAGTTGAAGCCAGCAGAGACCCGGAGGAAGGTGACAGGATGAGTGCGTACAGTAATTGGTATTTCAAATCATTGATCCACCACACCAGACGTGTCTGCTGTGTGACACCCTGAGAGGACGAGAGCACAGACATGCTCACTCTGAACTCTGCTGTGAACAGACAGAAAGGAGGTCCTGTAGTGTGAGTGAGTCAGCTCTGACTTTAAAACGCCAGCAggggttagtgtgtgtgtgtgtgtgtgtgtgtgtgtgtgtgtgtgtgtgtgtgtgtgtgtgtgtgtgtgtgtgtgtgtgtgtgtgtgtgtgtgtgtgtgtgtgtgtgtgtgtgtgtgtgtgagtacagaTCCGTCTTTCATCACTGCAGCGTGGGCTGTGCTGTGTTTGGACAGATCCATCAGAGCTGGAGGACAGAGGGAcggacagagggacagacagcgtCCTCATCAAGAGGCTTCAGGTGTGGAGGGTTTGGAGGGAGAGCCAACACCTGGAGGAGGAGATAAAGGAGAAGCTCGTACCCACGGTTACAGTCGCTGCCACTGAGAGACACGCCAGAGACGTGAAGGTGCTGAGACACACTTCAcactgagaatcatttcagggGTTAATCTCTGTCAGGACACAAAGTGAAGTAAGAAtctcacagagctgcagtttgTTTCACATTCTCTTCTGTTTCCCTCCAGACAGAGATAATGACACTGATAGCCACAAATCACCGTCTGAAGGTCGCCAACGAGGCAAGGGAGTTTGACCTTCTTCCCACGATATCACCTCTTTACAAGTTGAACTGATTGAAATGCATTTCCTGCTGTGTCATTCTGTGTTACTCTGTTCCCTGAAGGATCTGGAGATCAGCATCAACATGAAGCTGGACAGAGAGAAAGCAAGCAAGACCATGAGACGGTACACTTCCTGTTCCACGTATGACACATGgacccaatctcaatgtccacactcacacactcattaaGGCGTGTTCCTGCTCAGTCCCTGAGGGCctcacagcctcctgccctcgaTCACTTCCCAGCTGACGTCCAGCTGAAGTGAGGAAGGGCTCAGGGATCAGGGAGGACTTTGAGATTGGGCCATGCTGTTCTTCAGAGACCTTTGacccctcatacctgactgacATTCTCTCATGTTTTACCTTCAGGATATTGTGGGAGGAAGTACATACTGATCTacaaacagactgaaagcaTCCATCAACTCTTTGGAGAGGCATTCAGAAAGAACATCTATCAAAGGAGTCAaccttcttctctgtgttttacaCCTtcagttcagaaaatattaaaaagtctCTAACTCAGAAATAACACTGCAGACCAAGAGTTCAAACTCCTGATGGTAGCATGGAAGTAAACAATGAATCAGTTTGAATTTGGTCCATTCAGAGTCCTGCAAGCTGAGTTTAACAACAGGGAGAACAGAAGAGGAGGCATGTGTGTGATTTAATAacagaagaacaaacaaaaacctgTACTTAACAAACGAAATCCAAAAAGTCCTGAATAAAACACGAGGAAGACGTAATGATCCCACAcaggacagaggaaacagaagagagaggtgaggacacaggacacacaggaaACTAATGATGGTGATCCAAAAGAAGGGAAATACAGAAGTGCAGGGAGTAAAAGTCCAAAACTAGGAGGTCAAGttaaggaaaggagggatgagtgaGGCCTTGGTAGGAAGggttcaatcaatctttatttataaagcaccaaatcacaacaaacgttctcctcagactctttccaaacagagccggtctagaccttactctgttctattatcaacaaagacccaacatcaagaccggattagatccagtcccatcttacagacaggactcagtctgatctcatcttaatccaccatgagcagagcactttgcagcatttagcaagttacagtggcaagtacaaacttcctttaacaggcagaaacctccagcaggaccagactcatgttagacacacatctgctgagaccgtgttggagagagggatagagggagatgaagagagagagagatgatagtgatgataatctacggcagagatccagaggaacctacgggacaagggagctcagggactccagaaaggtctatggttagtaactttaatgggacaggaagagttaaagtgagggaTGGGGGGTGAGTCGAGGTAGCGTTGGATGAGTAAGGTGGAGTTAGGAGGAGATGAGTGGGGGTCATGGTAGACTGAACCTTCAGGAGCATCAGGGTGAAACTCGGAGTGGAGGTGATTGGATCAGTTTCAGAGGcgtggtcctggtcctggtcctggtcctgaaTGTTATCATCACTTCATTTCATGCTGATTAATTAGTGTGAAGCTGCTGGCTTCTGTATTTACTCTTAATCTATGATAATCCCATCTATGTTAAGATGATCACATGAGCTGAATAGAACATATTAGTTTATATATAGCTGGCCTTGTTTTTCTAGCTGTACTAGGATCCATCAGATGAGTG
This genomic interval from Notolabrus celidotus isolate fNotCel1 chromosome 4, fNotCel1.pri, whole genome shotgun sequence contains the following:
- the LOC117811616 gene encoding uncharacterized protein C6orf118-like — protein: MSSSRPPRNEDYGRGIHRLLQAAEAGQRADILTYSSGHLGPRSLNQSPPHREVKKSFWRSSQGEDERTSNPLTHQQRQKKTQTNGKKKEGRTLPPVFSEVVRLREDQTAGCSSCAEREDESVPEAVVSSVDSLHVQQRVSSASDPEGKLQMCWSYSHQQSLKHEAQRKTEQQFDRQDDVKQEVWAGGNVAERHERKLKKELQKLSEQNRPSRDRLAVFSDVFDDVCEGSPVFGRILREIKTDYDLYVNHLLASQPQHMSLRASVEDAVSRTVREMQLKDAEEEVCRLELEVRGAVEENIRARNDLQQVEASRDPEEGDRMNPSELEDRGTDRGTDSVLIKRLQVWRVWRESQHLEEEIKEKLVPTVTVAATERHARDVKTEIMTLIATNHRLKVANEDLEISINMKLDREKASKTMRRILWEEVHTDLQTD